The following are encoded in a window of Coprococcus phoceensis genomic DNA:
- a CDS encoding relaxase/mobilization nuclease domain-containing protein, whose amino-acid sequence MAVIKAVSSKAGIGQALDYVTKEEKTEDKLVSGLHCEPDTVKDEMQATKELWEKTGGRTYKHFVQSYHKDEKITPEQAHRNALQLAENTSAWKGFEVLVATHKDKKHIHTHFIVNSVNFEDGHKLQWSSADLQELKERCNAQSREQGLHVSEKGKTFEGAEREETVAWKKETYQLLKQAEQGKVKSYVQDIALAVLDCKETATSRESFIRLMNERGYGVDWQDSHKYITYTDLARKQAGEKACKIRNNKLEKYYNMGFGKEELEHEFERNARTAEVRAGKSERTDPRTEPSEPDRAGEQPAEGSLSFVERELRGIDEAVKSRTSKGRAEQAERRRAEQAAHQRAEEASRAVREQQRTTSERHISRNWEPER is encoded by the coding sequence CAAAAGAGGAAAAGACAGAGGATAAGCTTGTCAGCGGTCTGCACTGTGAACCAGATACAGTAAAGGACGAAATGCAAGCCACCAAGGAACTATGGGAGAAAACCGGGGGAAGGACATACAAGCACTTTGTCCAGAGCTACCATAAGGACGAGAAAATCACGCCGGAGCAGGCACACAGGAACGCCTTACAGCTTGCAGAGAATACGTCGGCATGGAAAGGGTTTGAGGTGCTTGTGGCTACCCATAAGGACAAAAAACATATCCATACGCACTTTATCGTCAATTCCGTCAATTTTGAGGACGGGCACAAGCTGCAGTGGAGCAGCGCCGACCTGCAGGAGCTGAAGGAGCGGTGCAACGCACAGAGCAGGGAGCAGGGGCTACACGTCTCAGAAAAGGGAAAGACCTTTGAAGGAGCGGAACGTGAGGAAACAGTGGCATGGAAAAAAGAGACGTACCAGCTTCTGAAGCAGGCGGAGCAGGGGAAAGTGAAAAGCTATGTCCAGGACATTGCCCTGGCAGTCCTGGACTGTAAGGAAACAGCGACCAGCCGGGAAAGCTTTATTCGGCTGATGAATGAAAGAGGGTACGGAGTGGACTGGCAGGACAGCCACAAATACATCACATATACCGACTTAGCAAGGAAGCAGGCAGGAGAAAAGGCTTGCAAAATTCGTAATAATAAGCTGGAAAAATACTACAACATGGGTTTTGGAAAGGAGGAACTGGAGCATGAGTTTGAGAGAAATGCACGAACAGCAGAAGTCAGAGCAGGCAAGTCCGAGAGAACGGATCCAAGAACTGAACCGTCAGAGCCGGACAGAGCTGGAGAACAGCCTGCTGAAGGAAGCCTTAGCTTTGTCGAGCGAGAGCTGCGAGGAATTGATGAAGCAGTCAAATCAAGGACAAGCAAGGGCAGAGCAGAACAGGCAGAGAGACGCCGAGCTGAGCAGGCAGCTCATCAGCGAGCTGAAGAAGCAAGTCGAGCAGTTAGAGAACAGCAACGAACTACTTCAGAACGCCATATCAGCCGGAATTGGGAGCCTGAGAGATGA